The Methanocalculus alkaliphilus sequence CAGACTACGATAGAACGGGGTATCCGTCTCCTTGAGGTCTGATAATCGGTTGGATGTCAGGATGAGGATATGTGTCTCAACTCCCACGTCCTCAGAGATTGCCTTCTCCATCCTTGCCGCCATCATCTCGAGATCCGGTGCATATTCGGGTACGAGAAGATAGAGATCAAGATCACTCCCTGGTCGGTTTCTCCCTTCTGCAAAGCTCCCATACACACCAATCCCTTCTACACGTTCGGGAAGTCCGGCTGGAATTACCTGCATGAGATGATGTATGTTGAGCAATCGCTTCATTGCAAGGCTGATAGGAT is a genomic window containing:
- a CDS encoding nucleotidyltransferase domain-containing protein, which produces MEETILSDLFKTGERIRILRYVSTRQEVNATEIVQALSVSKALVSRYMHLLVEGGLCTKEGRIYRWIENPISLAMKRLLNIHHLMQVIPAGLPERVEGIGVYGSFAEGRNRPGSDLDLYLLVPEYAPDLEMMAARMEKAISEDVGVETHILILTSNRLSDLKETDTPFYRSLVRTGYTLKGESIEEY